TGAAGATCATGAAGGAGGTCGAGGGCTCCGGCGTCATCAAGGACGACAAGGACAAGAAGGCCCTGGCCGAGGCGAAGGATCTGTCCGAGCGCACCCTGTCCAACCTGGCCGTCACCTGGCACAACGAGGCCAAGAAGACGCGCGAGGAGGCCACGTTCGGGTACGCCGACATGATCTACTCGGACTACCTGACGCTCTTCCCGGAGAGCCCCAAGGCGTACGACCTGCGCTTCTTCTGGGCGGAGTTGCTCAACGACAACCTCCAGAAGTTCGACAAGGCCGCGGCCAACTACACGCTCGTCGTCCTCCAGGACGTGAAGCTGCTGGAGGCCAAGGACGAGCAGGGCAACCCCAAGCCGGGCAAGCCGGGCAAGTGGCTGAACAACGCCGCCTACAACGCCGTGCTCGCCTATGACGAGATGGTGAAGGACGCCGAGTCCAAGGGCGCCTTCAAGGACGTCGACACCAAGGACATCCGCAAGAAGGCCGCGATTCCGCAGGGCAAGAAGGACCTGCTGGAGGCCTGCGAGCGCTACCTCAAGTACGTGAGCAAGGGCGACAAGCGGGTGGAGATCGCCTTCAAGGCGGCCAACATCTACTACCGCCACAACCACTTCGACGAGGCGGTGCTGCGCTTCAGCGAGATCGCCCTGGGCTCGCCCGAGTACAAGTTCGAGTCCGGCGAGCGCGCCGCGGAGATCGCCGCCAACCTGGTGCTCGACTCGTACAACCTGCTCGAGGACTGGGCGAAGGTGAACGAGTGGGCGCGCCGCTTCTACAACAACGACAAGCTCGCGGTGGGCAAGTTCCGTGAGGACCTGTCCAAGGTCATCGAGCAGTCGGCGTTCAAGCTCGTGAGCCAGCTGGAGGCGAAGAACCAGTTCGCGAAGGCGGCCGAGGCCTACCTGTCCTTCGTGGCCGACTTCCCGCAGACGGAGATCGCCGACGTGGCGCTCTTCAACGCCTCGGTGGACTACTACAAGGCGAAGATGCTGGATAAGGCCATCCAGGTGCGCCAGCGCATCATCGAGCAGTACCCCGCGTCGCGCTTCGTGCCGGAGTGCATCTACAACAACGCGGAGGCGCTCGAGGCCATCGGTGACTTCAGCGAGGCCGCGGACGTGTACGAGCAGTACGTCAACGGATACGAGGCCAGCCTGTCCGGTGGTGGCAAGGCCGTGGTGGCCAGGAAGGCGGCGCCCGCTCGTGCCAAGAAGGGCAAGGGCAAGGGCAAGGCGGCCGCGAGCCCCGTGGTGTCCGACAAGCCCGGCCAGCCTCAGAAGTGGGAGGAGTCCAAGGCCCAGGTGGCGCTCTTCAACGCGGCCACCTACCGCGAGGGTCTCGGCCAGTTCAAGGCGGCGCTGGCCCTGCGCGAGCGCTACCTGACCGTGTGGCCCAAGGCCAAGGACGCCGAGGACATCTTCCTCTCCATCGTCGACCTGCACGTGAAGACGGGCAACTTCAACAAGGCCATGGGTCAGCTGGAGGAGTACGAGCGCCAGTACATCCGCAGCCCCAGCAAGGTGCTGATGGCCGAGGGCCGCATCGCCGACATCTTCGAGAACAAGATGCACAAGGAGCGCGACACCGCTCGCCTCTACGGCCGCATCCTCGACTACTACGAGAAGCTGCCGCGCCGCATGCAGCAGTCCCTGGAGAAGCCGGCCCTGGAGGCCGTGGCCCGCGCCCAGTACCGCAGCGTGGAGCCGGACTTCCAGTTCTACTCGCGCCTGAAGCTCTCCTGGGGCCGTCCGCCCAGCCCGGACAAGCTCAAGGGCTCCATCGCGGAGAAGAACAACTCGCGCGAGGTGGTGGAGAAGAAGTACGTGCAGACGGTGTCGCTCGGCGCGGCCGAGCCCGCTATCTGCGCCCTGCACCGCATCGGCCTCATCTACGACAACTTCGCCGACAAGATCAGCAACGCCCCCATGCCTCCCGGCATCGACGAGGAGACCGAGGGCGCCCTGCGCGAGGAGTTCGGCAACCAGTCCCTGCCGCTCAAGGAGAAGGCCGCCGAGGCGTTCTCCACCGCGGTGCTCAAGAGCCGCGAGCTGAGCGTCTTCAACACCTGCGCCGCCGAGAGCCTCAAGATGCTGCGCGACACCTACCGTCCGGAGCAGTTCCCGACGATGGTCGAGGAGAAGGTGGCCCTCTCCAAGGGCCGTGACCTGGCCATCGGAGGCGATCTGCTCGCCGCCATCCAGGACGTTCCGCCGCCCGTCGTCGAGGCGGCCCAGGACGACAAGGGCAAGACCGAGGAGGTGGTCGAGGACGTGTCGGATCTGGCCAAGCGGCTGCAGCAGCAGACCGCCACCCAGGTCGACGGGCCGGCCGCCCCCACCAAGGAAGGCACTCCTCGCAAGTCCGCCGTGGATGATCAGGAACCGGAGGACTTCCTCAAATGAATCGCACCCCCATGATGCGCTCACTCCTCCTGGCCGCGCTCGCGGCACTCCTCGCCACCGGCTGCACGGGCACCAAGGCCGCCGGTCCGGGCACGGGCACCACGGGCAAGGCGAACGTCGCCAAGTCCAACGAGCCCGTCTCCATCTCCAACCGCGCCAAGCTGCTCTTCGATGACGCGCTCGGCGCCTTCGAGGCCCAGAAGAAGGCCAACGCCTTCGACTACCCGTCGCTCGAGCGCAAGTTCAAGGCCGCGCTGGACGCGGATCAGAACCTCGCCGAGGCCGAGTACAACCTCGGCGTCATCGCCGAGCGCCAGGGCAACCAGAAGGAGGCCATCGCCCGCTACCAGGCGGCCCTCCAGAAGAAGCCCACGCTGCGCCAGGCCTCGGAGAACCTGGCGGTGATCGCCCAGAACTCGGGTGACATCGCCGGCGCGGTGGGCATCTACCAGGGCGTCCTGAAGACGTACCCGGACGACGCCAGCAGCCGCGCCCGCCTGGCGGAGATCTACCGTCAGACGGGTGACCACGATAAGGCCATGGAGTTCTCGCGCGCCGCCCTCATGCGCGAGCCCCAGTCCGTCACCGCCTACAAGGTGATGATGCGCAGCTACCTGGAGCGCAAGCAGCTGGCCATGGCCAAGCTGGTGGCCCTGCGCGCGCTGAAGATCGACCAGAACGATCCCGAGCTGCACCACACCATCGGCCTCATCCTCCTGCAGGAGGAGAAGAAGGACGAGGCGCGCCTGGAGTTCCGGCGTGCCATCGAGGTCCGCGCCGACTACGTGCCCGCGCACGTGCAGCTGGCGCAGCTGGCCCTCGAAGTGGAGGACTACCCCGGCGCCGAGGAGCACCTGCGCCGCATCCTCCAGGCCGACAGCAAGAACGCCCCCGCCCACCTCAACCTCGGCATCGCCTACAAGGGCCAGG
This is a stretch of genomic DNA from Archangium violaceum. It encodes these proteins:
- a CDS encoding tetratricopeptide repeat protein; its protein translation is MRRTLLLSLLLMASMAHAQEKKAPRDANLGKKSSTAVVDKSLAGDISRKKEKQDNAPALQYDQFRLGVEGQVASKRREQIESLKKIISLSADAKEQPSLLFRLGELYWEESKYYFFEANRKDDELIEAMNRGDSAAQSRAKAAKAELLTRQKQYGKLALEQYTKIVQEYPDFERSDEVLFFLGTYLMEDGQDRKALVAFKRLVEKHPKSKYIPDAYLAFGEYYFNNSKGKRADLEKALAAYKKAAEFPESQVYAFALYKQGWCYFNLADYPNAKDKWKAVVLYGELAGAQALEKDGNAKKTNSLAREARTDYVRAYAREGDVMLAREDFSKVASNPEDRFAMMRTLANMYYGDGKDREAAITYNSLIKEKPLSPEAPGFQGRIVDIVLRMGNKERTVTQVRRLVKIMKEVEGSGVIKDDKDKKALAEAKDLSERTLSNLAVTWHNEAKKTREEATFGYADMIYSDYLTLFPESPKAYDLRFFWAELLNDNLQKFDKAAANYTLVVLQDVKLLEAKDEQGNPKPGKPGKWLNNAAYNAVLAYDEMVKDAESKGAFKDVDTKDIRKKAAIPQGKKDLLEACERYLKYVSKGDKRVEIAFKAANIYYRHNHFDEAVLRFSEIALGSPEYKFESGERAAEIAANLVLDSYNLLEDWAKVNEWARRFYNNDKLAVGKFREDLSKVIEQSAFKLVSQLEAKNQFAKAAEAYLSFVADFPQTEIADVALFNASVDYYKAKMLDKAIQVRQRIIEQYPASRFVPECIYNNAEALEAIGDFSEAADVYEQYVNGYEASLSGGGKAVVARKAAPARAKKGKGKGKAAASPVVSDKPGQPQKWEESKAQVALFNAATYREGLGQFKAALALRERYLTVWPKAKDAEDIFLSIVDLHVKTGNFNKAMGQLEEYERQYIRSPSKVLMAEGRIADIFENKMHKERDTARLYGRILDYYEKLPRRMQQSLEKPALEAVARAQYRSVEPDFQFYSRLKLSWGRPPSPDKLKGSIAEKNNSREVVEKKYVQTVSLGAAEPAICALHRIGLIYDNFADKISNAPMPPGIDEETEGALREEFGNQSLPLKEKAAEAFSTAVLKSRELSVFNTCAAESLKMLRDTYRPEQFPTMVEEKVALSKGRDLAIGGDLLAAIQDVPPPVVEAAQDDKGKTEEVVEDVSDLAKRLQQQTATQVDGPAAPTKEGTPRKSAVDDQEPEDFLK
- the gltE gene encoding adventurous gliding motility TPR repeat lipoprotein GltE, whose product is MNRTPMMRSLLLAALAALLATGCTGTKAAGPGTGTTGKANVAKSNEPVSISNRAKLLFDDALGAFEAQKKANAFDYPSLERKFKAALDADQNLAEAEYNLGVIAERQGNQKEAIARYQAALQKKPTLRQASENLAVIAQNSGDIAGAVGIYQGVLKTYPDDASSRARLAEIYRQTGDHDKAMEFSRAALMREPQSVTAYKVMMRSYLERKQLAMAKLVALRALKIDQNDPELHHTIGLILLQEEKKDEARLEFRRAIEVRADYVPAHVQLAQLALEVEDYPGAEEHLRRILQADSKNAPAHLNLGIAYKGQGQFDKAMQEYDEAEKLDPKLAAIYFNRGVILHRNKGAPDRAIELYRKYISLSGGEVALNAEHPIFNLLREAESIVQAQREAVAAEEQAKKLEELQKQQQELMKAEEAKQGTVNAAGTNAPAPTQPAGATQPAGDVKPAGDTQPAANPPAASPPANAPQQKNPAKPDSNEPTDDLF